In a genomic window of Virgibacillus sp. SK37:
- a CDS encoding general stress protein, with amino-acid sequence MAKNNEKNNKMSLEEAGKKGGETTAKKHDQEFYEEIGQKGGETTAKEHDKEFFQDIGKKGGETTAKNHDKEFYEDIGQKGGEKRAQQRKND; translated from the coding sequence ATGGCTAAAAATAACGAAAAGAACAACAAAATGTCTCTAGAAGAAGCAGGTAAAAAAGGCGGAGAAACTACAGCAAAGAAACATGATCAAGAATTCTATGAAGAGATCGGTCAAAAAGGCGGAGAAACCACAGCTAAAGAACATGACAAGGAATTTTTCCAAGATATTGGTAAAAAGGGTGGAGAAACTACCGCCAAAAATCATGACAAAGAATTTTATGAGGATATTGGACAAAAGGGCGGCGAAAAAAGAGCCCAGCAAAGAAAAAATGATTAA